The following coding sequences lie in one Silene latifolia isolate original U9 population chromosome 5, ASM4854445v1, whole genome shotgun sequence genomic window:
- the LOC141656389 gene encoding uncharacterized protein LOC141656389: MNILTKENPQKTPKYENEDQEEAEEKKQKRSGKRGGSGSGSGNGVCCQAEECRVDLTEAKRYHRRHKVCEFHAKAHSVLVSGLTQRFCQQCSRFHELTEFDEAKRSCRRRLAGHNERRRKTSSEQQREDGSSSSRTKATATAANPQCKPADNVSHNVQMTTYPRPAATPTNYQHYEIR, encoded by the exons atGAACATTCTTACCAAAGAAAATCCACAAAAAACAccaaaatatgaaaatgaagaCCAAGAGGAAGCAGAAGAGAAGAAGCAAAAGAGGTCAGGGAAACGAGGCGGAAGCGGAAGCGGAAGCGGAAACGGAGTGTGTTGTCAAGCTGAGGAATGTAGGGTTGATCTTACGGAAGCGAAGCGGTATCATCGGCGTCATAAGGTGTGTGAGTTTCATGCTAAGGCTCACTCTGTTCTTGTCTCTGGTCTTACTCAACGTTTCTGCCAACAATGTAGCAG GTTTCACGAGTTGACGGAATTTGACGAGGCAAAGAGGAGCTGCAGGAGGCGTCTGGCCGGGCATAACGAGAGGCGCAGGAAAACGTCATCAGAACAGCAACGAGAAGACGGATCGTCATCAAGCCGAACAAAGGCTACAGCCACGGCGGCTAACCCACAGTGTAAACCAGCTGATAATGTGTCCCATAATGTTCAAATGACTACTTACCCTCGGCCTGCAGCGACTCCTACTAATTACCAGCATTACGAAATCCGATAA